A window from Polaromonas naphthalenivorans CJ2 encodes these proteins:
- a CDS encoding endonuclease, whose amino-acid sequence MNSQVFRRLLGIVFTLLFLVSCRPSALQPPPTNQTKQVEKAEVEKPELVNSKKEIGHRDFANAKKILPEVFAGLEEDFYCGCTYSGKKVDLNSCGYVPRKNQTRAERIEWEHVVPAWVLGHQRQCWQQGGRDNCTASDTEFSKAEGDLNNLVPAVGEVNGDRSNYSYGAWSNNPTPIYGSCKTVIDFKLKRAQPREEVRGRAARITLYMHEKYKLNMSRQDRQLMCAWAKLYPVDTWEQTRDKKIIRWQGEGNPLVSDPQQLSSLCP is encoded by the coding sequence ATGAATTCTCAGGTTTTTCGACGCCTGCTCGGCATAGTTTTCACACTGCTATTCCTGGTCAGTTGTCGCCCTTCTGCATTGCAGCCACCACCAACGAATCAAACAAAGCAAGTTGAGAAGGCAGAAGTTGAGAAGCCAGAACTAGTCAACAGCAAAAAAGAGATCGGACACCGCGACTTTGCCAACGCAAAAAAAATACTCCCTGAAGTTTTCGCAGGTTTGGAAGAAGATTTCTATTGTGGTTGTACCTATTCAGGCAAGAAGGTTGACCTGAATAGTTGCGGCTATGTGCCGCGAAAGAACCAGACGCGCGCAGAGCGCATCGAGTGGGAGCATGTGGTTCCAGCCTGGGTTTTGGGACATCAGCGTCAGTGCTGGCAACAAGGCGGACGAGATAATTGCACAGCTTCAGATACAGAATTTAGTAAGGCAGAAGGCGATTTGAACAATCTGGTGCCAGCCGTTGGCGAGGTCAATGGCGATCGTAGCAATTATTCCTATGGAGCCTGGAGCAACAACCCGACGCCCATTTATGGAAGTTGTAAAACCGTCATCGACTTTAAATTAAAGAGGGCTCAGCCACGCGAAGAAGTGCGCGGCAGGGCAGCGCGGATCACCCTCTACATGCACGAAAAATACAAATTAAACATGAGCCGGCAAGATCGCCAGTTGATGTGTGCATGGGCCAAACTTTATCCAGTAGATACCTGGGAACAAACCCGCGATAAAAAAATTATTCGCTGGCAAGGGGAGGGCAACCCTTTGGTATCTGACCCGCAGCAGCTTTCTAGCCTTTGCCCTTAG
- a CDS encoding endonuclease domain-containing protein — translation MNLDEWLTKNKSNFGSDYEILFAETVLPLIPELSFDAVSVQYPFQDGDRRQRYCDFVIHENEDVRIAIEIDGYDKRGMGTGMSHADFVDWQRRQAALTSQGWYVLRFANRDVRDEPNRCAEHISLLLKRSQSKSQRKTLSAKEKERLDALTKGQNDKIEYLNKETSVMKYTVASFTALILMLVMVIVWQSRGGSSGQSQATVQSATTPLQPVMLSALPATEVPVQVPEGATCDNPISWQQAGQHIGQTAAVVGPLMKVTHRENSRGNPTWVDVGAVYPNVQRLVLVIWGKQKPDFPMVRPGQLEGRSVCIIGQIESYKGIPQIELKTASQLKILR, via the coding sequence ATGAATCTAGATGAGTGGCTGACGAAAAACAAGTCAAACTTTGGCAGCGATTATGAAATCCTGTTTGCAGAGACGGTATTGCCTCTGATCCCTGAACTCAGCTTTGATGCAGTTTCGGTGCAGTATCCATTTCAGGACGGGGACAGACGACAGCGCTACTGCGATTTTGTCATCCATGAAAATGAGGATGTTCGAATCGCAATCGAGATCGACGGCTATGACAAGCGCGGTATGGGTACGGGGATGTCCCATGCAGATTTTGTTGACTGGCAGCGCCGACAAGCGGCACTGACCTCACAAGGCTGGTATGTGCTGCGCTTTGCTAACAGAGATGTCAGGGACGAACCGAACCGATGTGCAGAACATATCAGCCTGCTGCTCAAGCGTTCACAAAGCAAATCCCAACGCAAGACATTAAGTGCCAAGGAAAAGGAGCGACTGGACGCACTGACCAAAGGCCAAAACGACAAAATCGAATACCTCAATAAAGAGACATCCGTCATGAAATATACCGTCGCGTCATTTACTGCCCTCATCCTCATGCTCGTGATGGTGATCGTCTGGCAGAGTCGCGGGGGTTCATCCGGCCAGTCTCAGGCAACAGTGCAAAGCGCTACCACCCCACTCCAGCCTGTAATGCTTTCTGCTTTACCGGCTACTGAGGTGCCCGTGCAGGTTCCTGAAGGTGCAACCTGCGACAACCCTATCAGTTGGCAACAGGCTGGGCAGCATATTGGTCAGACTGCAGCGGTAGTCGGTCCTTTGATGAAAGTAACTCATCGCGAGAATTCACGCGGCAATCCCACATGGGTTGATGTAGGCGCGGTCTATCCCAATGTCCAGCGGCTGGTACTGGTAATCTGGGGTAAACAAAAACCAGACTTCCCAATGGTAAGGCCGGGACAGTTAGAAGGGAGAAGTGTCTGCATCATTGGGCAAATCGAAAGCTACAAAGGCATTCCTCAGATCGAACTGAAAACCGCGAGTCAACTCAAGATATTGCGGTAG